Proteins found in one Arachis stenosperma cultivar V10309 chromosome 8, arast.V10309.gnm1.PFL2, whole genome shotgun sequence genomic segment:
- the LOC130943435 gene encoding dehydrodolichyl diphosphate synthase CPT3-like, with protein MHKDTGGITSNLLGGLCSCLRRCIFGILSIGPVPNHIAFIMDGNRRFAKKTNLAEGIGHKAGFSSLISMLRYCYELGVKYVTVYAFSIDNFKRKPKEVQSLMELMREKIEELLQDESIINEYGVKLHFIGNLQLLAEPVRISMEKAMKVTAHNKQRVLLVCVAYTSSDEIVHAVEESFKEKWNATVSNGTIGQLDRSPKRNGIRVNAQDSCEDYAKQDADGSTDRSGKTETSSCNGMVEIAEEGKHDQGELPAIKLTDVEKNMYMAVAPDPDILIRTSGEVRLSNFLLWQTSTCPLYSPAALWPEIGLRHLVWAVLNFQRHHSYLEKKKKQF; from the coding sequence ATGCACAAAGATACTGGAGGTATTACAAGCAACCTGCTTGGAGGTTTATGCAGCTGTCTTAGGAGATGCATATTTGGCATATTATCTATTGGTCCTGTGCCAAATCATATTGCTTTTATCATGGATGGGAATCGAAGGTTTGCAAAGAAGACTAACTTGGCTGAAGGGATTGGCCATAAGGCTGGATTTTCATCTCTCATTTCCATGCTTAGGTATTGTTATGAATTAGGAGTGAAGTATGTAACTGTCTATGCATTCAGCATCGATAACTTCAAAAGAAAGCCTAAAGAGGTGCAATCCTTGATGGAATTGATGCGAGAAAAGATTGAGGAGTTGCTTCAAGATGAAAGCATTATCAATGAATACGGTGTTAAACTACATTTCATTGGAAACTTGCAGTTATTGGCTGAACCTGTGAGGATTTCAATGGAAAAGGCAATGAAGGTCACTGCCCACAACAAACAGAGAGTATTGTTAGTTTGTGTAGCCTATACTTCAAGTGATGAGATTGTGCATGCTGTTGAAGAATCATTCAAGGAAAAATGGAATGCAACAGTGTCCAATGGCACAATTGGACAACTTGACAGGTCCCCGAAAAGAAATGGTATCCGAGTGAATGCTCAAGATTCTTGTGAAGACTATGCAAAACAAGATGCCGATGGATCCACGGATAGATCCGGAAAAACTGAAACTTCATCATGCAATGGGATGGTTGAAATAGCAGAAGAGGGCAAGCATGATCAGGGCGAGCTTCCGGCTATTAAACTGACCGATGTCGAGAAGAACATGTACATGGCAGTGGCACCTGACCCTGACATCTTAATCCGAACTTCTGGAGAGGTTCGTCTTAGCAATTTTCTTCTTTGGCAGACTAGTACCTGTCCTTTGTATTCACCAGCTGCACTTTGGCCAGAAATAGGGCTAAGACACTTAGTCTGGGCAGTGTTGAACTTTCAGAGACACCATTCTTActtggaaaagaaaaagaaacagttTTGA